A window of the Bombina bombina isolate aBomBom1 chromosome 3, aBomBom1.pri, whole genome shotgun sequence genome harbors these coding sequences:
- the NDC80 gene encoding kinetochore protein NDC80 homolog, translating into MRRSSVTNRQSLLPLRVQDSSKASLITPQKKDRQGFGKLSMTKPVSGTSERKTSFFGKRASNGTSRNSLYGTFGAAEKIKDPRPVHDKAFIQQCIRQLCEFLNENGYSPAVTVKSLQGPSTKDFLKIFTFLISFICPDYEIPDSKFEEEIPRMFKELGYPFVLSKSSMYTVGAPHTWPQIVVALVWLLDSIQTASQKMNENEFGDPQIVQQSDNGVEFNKVFVDYSIRCYNRFMDGHDIFEDQEAEVQAKLKENYKVDYSHKEFLLTESRRLAEEIEKLEKEKDNEPVSICGLMLDL; encoded by the exons ATGAGGAGAAGTTCAGTGACAAACAGGCAATCGCTCCTGCCTTTACGGGTGCAGGATTCTAGCAAAGCGAGTCTAATCACACCTCAGAA GAAAGACCGTCAGGGTTTTGGTAAACTAAGTATGACCAAGCCTGTTTCTGGAACAAGTGAACGAAAGACCAGCTTCTTTGGGAAAAG AGCAAGCAATGGGACGTCTCGGAACAGTCTGTATGGCACATTTGGTGCTGCTGAGAAGATAAAGGACCCTAGACCGGTGCACGACAAAGCCTTCATCCAGCAGTGCATCCGACAACTTTGTGAG TTTCTTAATGAAAATGGCTATTCTCCAGCTGTCACTGTGAAATCTTTACAAGGTCCCTCAACAAAAGACTTTCTGAAGATCTTTACGTTTTTGATCAGCTTCATATGTCCAGATTATGAAATTCCAGATTCTAAGTTTGAAGAGGAGATCCCAAGGATGTTTAAAGAACTTGG GTATCCCTTTGTTTTGTCGAAAAGCTCAATGTACACAGTTGGCGCACCTCACACCTGGCCGCAGATAGTGGTAGCCTTGGTCTGGTTATTAGATTCCATTCAG ACAGCGAGTCAGAAGATGAATGAAAATGAGTTTGGCGATCCTCAGATCGTGCAGCAGAGTGATAATGGTGTTGAGTTTAACAAG GTCTTTGTAGATTACAGCATTAGGTGCTACAACAGGTTTATGGATGGCCATGATATATTTGAAGATCAGGAGGCTGAGGTGCAAGCAAAGCTCA AAGAAAACTACAAAGTGGACTATTCCCATAAGGAGTTTCTCTTAACGGAGTCTAGGAGATTAGCAGAAGAAATCGAGAAATTAGAAAAGGAGAAAGATAATGAGCCAGTGAGTATCTGTGGTCTTATGCTTGATCTGTAG